The stretch of DNA TAGTGATGACACCCGACGGCGATCCTTCTACCGTAACGTGTCATGACCTTGTACGACTGCTACCCTCAATAAAGCTATCGCACTACTACCATTGTCTATGTCTTCATTAACACTTTGTAGCCTTGCAACGATCGTAATACTCCTCATCATAGCGCCCAATGTTGCGACACCACTATCACTCTCGGCCACCGCTAGAACTAGCGCCACATTAGAACTAGTGACTGGAGTCCTATCACTATGACTCCCTTTGATGCCTTCGACAGTAGTTTGTTGCCCACAATAGGGTTAGCGACAAAGTAGGTTATCTCCCTATGTTGTGCCATCATGGACAACAAATCGTCTATCGACACAATTGATCGCTCACCAATGACCATATATCGTGGAACCTTCAACATCATCGCCCTCCTATGCCATCACATGTAGCTTCGTTGTGTCTTATGTAGTCGATACACAATCGTGACTAAGGTACGCCACTAGCCTTTATAGCGTCGTCGTCAATAGTAAACTATCGAGCAGCCCGTCGACCAAGATCAGGCAAACCTTTCATCCATGATTCCACCCATGTGAGCAAGAAACCTTCTATAATCACCAGCAAACAAACAATTATGAGATAAACAGAATAGATTAGATAACCCTTTACAAGCAAAGGGCAACAACACAAGATTCCAACTTAAGTCCATCTTCGGATGCCATTAAATCTGGCTTTCAATATCCAATTGGTACATGGACGATGCTATGATTAAGGGATGCCTCTCGAGTCCCGTTCATGCACACAACCCTTCTTCCATGAGTCCCATTCTCCTTCCAACTTCCATCCGTCTTGAGAAAACACACAACTCGAGTATTAATTACAGCCCACTGATGAATAGTAACTAAACCAAAGTAATGTGGCACTGTACGTCAAAGGAATCCGATTATGTCATACATGGATACATATATGAAATCCATTGTTTATGATAAATGCATTGTCTTCCTCGTCTCGTGCTGAAACCATCATGGAGGGAGAGGGAGAGTAGAGAGAAACTTGCATGTTAAGCTACGTCTAAAACAGTCTCATCCTTCGTCCCTCTTAAAACTCTTAGATGTCAGGCTCATAGTTGAGCTTCACATCTACCTGTCATCTTTGTGAGAGACCACATAGGTCCACAGAAATCTCGAGAGGGAATATTAAGTCAACGAAATGGGTGGCACAGTCAACGCAGCTTTTAACAATTGTAATTTGGGTCAAAAGCATATTCTAATTACAATTACAATCTCATTTGGGAGAATTGAGATCTTTGTCCTATCAACTCCGTAGAACACGATACACAATATCTAGAAATGCTTAGAAACCAAAGAAAACGTCCATTAGTCTGAACTTTGTAGAGGCTATGGATATCGGAGACATTGTTTCTACTAGTTGCAGTGACCTCCTCATTCTGGCTGCACACTCGCTGTTGATCCTTCAGCAGATGGAAGGCCTGCTATTTCTCTAAGTGGCCTCCACACGAACTTTCTCCTGCACTCAGCAAGTAATATGAAGTCGAGGGAACAACAAAGAACTACTCGAGCAAGCTCCGAGGATTAGTAACTAAATGAAGCATCTTGTACCAGTTTCCACATTCTGCAATGACCTTCACTTTAGGACGAAGGGTAGGAAGCAATGCAAGGAATTGCAGTTCGGCCTTGGAGAGAACCTATGGAGAACCACGAAATAAGATGCATGTTAAATTGCTTAAGGTGGTGACGTATCTGATACTTGAAGAAGGGTTAACCTTGGCTTCTATGACCCAGAGAACAAGGCCTTTGGCATCAGGAGGCAATAAGGAGAGCCTGTAGTCCACTTCAGGTGGGAAGTACCATCTTGCTATGGGTTGCTTCCCCAGATGAGGCTGCACTCAAAGCTAGCTCGCATCATTAGCTTGTAAATCTATCGTAGATTCGATTTAGAATGACTCCGGATCCTTCAGTGACCACGTGTAATGCTCGGTAGTCAacaaagaagcagaagaagaagaagaagaagaagaagaagaagaagaagaagaagaagaagaagggacggACGGGGCAAACGGGGTGGATCTTGGTGAGGGTGGACTCGGGATCGCCGAGGCCGCGCGCGGTGAGGTCGAGGAAGCGGTAGCCCTGGTAGCGGAGGCGGTTGAGGTAGCGGCCCTCGTACCCGCCCTCGTGCGGCGAGTACACGGCCAGGGCCTTGTGCTTCTCAACGTCTTGCAGCCACCGGCCCAGGTCGGGGCGGACCAGGTCGCCCCCGATCAGGTCCGCAAGTCCACACCTCACGCCTCCCACCGCCGCCCTTCGGCTTCGCCTGCCGCCTGTGGCCGATGTGAGTGGCGCCGTCAGGTGGAACGCGGTGGCGGACGACGACATCCCCCTTCCGACGAGGACGTGCTCTGCCTCTCCAGCCGACCGTAAAGGGCTAGTTTTGCTGTCGTTGTGTAGTGCGTTtgcttcatttttattttaagataacgCAGTAATTCTTTGTGGCTTGGGATTCCAGTGGTGCGGTTTGTGGCGGGAAGGGGATAAGGCGCGGGCCACTTCCTCCGTGGCAAATGACCTATAAAGGCATGACACTGATAGGAGATAGCATTCTCAGCTCATCTCATCATCTCAACATAATTTGATTACACTGAAACAAAGTAGTCAGAAAATTATTGGTAAAACACACACAGCTAGATCAAGGAAAACAACCATTATAAACAAGAGTCAGAACATGCAGAAGGAAGTGCAGCTAAAAGATAGACCACCATCTCCTGTTTCTGTCCGCTGGAGATGAGTTGCTCTGAGATCTGTGCAGATGCTGTTCCCTGGCGCCGCCCTGAATTCTCACATCACCGGATGGTTTTCTTAACCAGAAAATGAGAACAATACCAACAATACTGACAATTGGGGCGGCAGCGAGGAATAGCCATCCACCTCTGCTGCCCTCTCCACTTCTATTCGCCGCGTGATCTAAACTGCGATGCTCAGCATTTGCAATACCGATATCAGAAGCTTCTTCGGTCTCCAATTCAGAAGATGTATCATAGGTCTCCACAGCCGTGTCTGTGGGCTGAGACACATGCCTTTCGGTTTGGTTCAGGTTCCTTTTTGCCTCTTCGTACTCTGGATCATCAGTGGGGAGCTCGTATCTGCAAACCGGGCATGAGTTCCTTACATTCAACCATGGCAAGATGCAGGAAGGATGATAAAGGTGCCGACAGGGAAGCCGCTTTGCTTCGGTATCAACAAGTAATGGGTCCTTGCAGACTGCACAAATCTGGGTACCCTTTCTTTGATGGTCTTTTGAAACAACTACGGATGGGAGAGTCCTCACGAAGGATGCTGCTGCAGGAGGTGCCCCCCTTCTTGAGCTGTCAGTCTCTGCAAGCTGCTCAAGCAGCTCCTCGAATCCCCTTGCATCAACATAATCTCCTGGATTCCCAACATAAGTTGGTCTAATGTCTGATTCCTCAAAGTCAGCAAAAACATCAGAATACTCTGCTGGAGTTTCTCCTATCCTCAACTGAAACCAGGCACCATCTTGAGCTCTTCCCATACCATTACTACTTGGACTACCATTAGCATCCTGGAACTGCTGTTGTGGGTCCGCAAACATACTTAATTCAACCCAAGAGGCCTCTACCCACTCTCCATCTTCATCATCTTCCCCATCTGAGTTCCACTGATCAAGTCCTGCATGCATCGGGTCAATATCTGTGTCGGTGGATACATAGCTCTCATTCTCATGTTGCAACAACACTTGTCTGTCAATCAAGCTATGTCTGTCCAGGGAGGCATCTGAGTCTCCTCCATAACCACCAAAACTAACATTTGAGTCGGTTTCACCGAGCGCGGATTCCGATTGATCAAGAGCATCACTGTCATTATCAGATAATGCACTTTGCCGTCTCCAGGACCTGCTCCGGGATGCATAATAGCTGGCATGCCGCCGAACAGTAACAGGAGTATCACCTCCAGATTGTGTTTCATTATTATGGTTAGCCAAATTAATCAGTCGGGAAAATCTATGAGAGAATAAATCCTCAATTGGCTCTGAGCTCCTGAACCAATCTCTCCTTTGTCTCCTTATTCGACGGATATCTCTAACATTTAAATTTGTATGGTTATCATCAAGAACCATGATTTTGCACTCCCTACAAATGTGTATTGCTTCAAAACCATCATTCAGCTCTGCCTCCAAAGAGAAAACTCTTCTGCATAATAAGCATTGTACACTTGGTTGGTTGGAATGATGAAATGAACTGTTATCTTGTGGTAAATGATCAGACGACTGAAGAGAATAATGATGGGATTCTCTATCCATCTGGAGATTCTGGACTGATATATGACATTTGATAAAAGTCAATACAAACGAATAAGAAGACAATATGGCCAAGCCAAATCAAATGATTTTTTGATGCAAGTGATTCTACATTTGTAGAAAGTAAGCTGAAGGATCAAGCACTAACAAAACTTGTCAAGCAGGCAGTATATAAGAAGGGAAACTTGGGTTTCTATTGTTAACTATAAGAAACTTCTTACACGGACCTAAAGTACCATCGGAGTTATAAATACAAAGTTCTGTTAAACAAAATGAATTGTCGAACAACCATAAATCGCTTGAATATTCATAAACCCCCATTTGTGTAATTGACAAAAACTGACTGAAAAATAAGTTGCCAAAACCTACTGCACTAGCAGGTTGACCACTCTAATTTTCTCCTTTTAAAAGTTATGAAGAGAATGTTATCTTTacaagatcaagaaaacaaactTTGAAGAAAAATGTGTCATGACCTGAACCTGACAACCACGTTCATCAAGCCCCAAGGAGACCACTCTAATTTTCTCCTTTTAAAAGTTATGAAGAGAATGATATCTTTacaagatcaagaaaacaaactTTGAAGAAAAATGTGTCATGACCTGAACCTGACAACCACGTTCATCAAGCCCCAAGGAGTACCTAGAGATGCTTTGGAGAGCAGGTAGCAATTCAAATACTAATCAAAGTCACTGGGTGTGCCAGATATGGGACTAATAATCCAGGCATCCACAGATGATCTATAGTCCCTAGGTACTATGGTCCACCTGCCATTGACACCATATATGTTTGGAGATTCACCAATATGCACACTAGGTTCCAACCTAACCCACATACCACACGGTTAACtaagagaaaaggaaaaaagaagagcaTAGAGTCACATGCTTCACAACTTATGGCAGCAGATAATAAATAGAAAAATGCAAAAGTTGAGCTAATCTTATTTAAATGAAAACAGAAACATATAAGATTAACATTTGGTGGCTTTATGAAACACTATAGTTACCTATTCAACTTATCTTCAACAAGAAGATTTAGATATAAAGTTCACAGATGTGAATCAAGGCTGCAACAGTACAATAAAATAGGTTCGACACTCCCATGTGTTCAAATACTTTAAAGTCGAGAACTCAGCAAAGTAGAAATATAACATTATTAGACATACACCTCGTGATTTAGCTTAATGATGAGAGTTTCTCTCCATCGTGGTCAAGGGAACCATCTTCTGCAATAGTTGTCTTTGACCCACAAAGTCTTGAATGCTCTACTTATATCCATCAATAATAAAAAGATAATGGTCGAGGAAAGCCGCATGATTATTAATACATTTTCAACTATCAGCATTGAACAATTGATTAGAAAGCTAGCCAACTTCTAGTTTTGATTCTAATTTATGGTCATGAAGTAAGAGTTCTGAAGCATACAGTATTAAGtgctaattattttttaatgcaTTAGACTGGAGTTGTTTTTTCTCAATATAAAAATTTGCAATCAGACAAAGAAAGGATTGAATCAGATCATAATGCTGTGAGTTGGGCATAACAAATAAAAACTCCATGACAGAAGCACAATCTCCCTTTCCTGAATATCGCAGGGATGCAAGTGCATGGTCAAGCTTCTCATTTCTTAATCCATCATGACAACGGGGCATGACAGACAATTCTTATTTTTATAGAATATCAACTATAAAATAAATGTTTACAAGCCTATATGAGAAGCAATCATTGACTTCATTTACATAACATTTCTACTAACATGACAATGCAAAAGTTCTATAACTTCAAATTCAGCAAAATGAGTTAAAACTTGGGAATGCATGTTTTATGCATTGCAAGAACCA from Musa acuminata AAA Group cultivar baxijiao chromosome BXJ2-11, Cavendish_Baxijiao_AAA, whole genome shotgun sequence encodes:
- the LOC135584356 gene encoding uncharacterized protein LOC135584356 isoform X2, with translation MVAKLRRVFSLEAELNDGFEAIHICRECKIMVLDDNHTNLNVRDIRRIRRQRRDWFRSSEPIEDLFSHRFSRLINLANHNNETQSGGDTPVTVRRHASYYASRSRSWRRQSALSDNDSDALDQSESALGETDSNVSFGGYGGDSDASLDRHSLIDRQVLLQHENESYVSTDTDIDPMHAGLDQWNSDGEDDEDGEWVEASWVELSMFADPQQQFQDANGSPSSNGMGRAQDGAWFQLRIGETPAEYSDVFADFEESDIRPTYVGNPGDYVDARGFEELLEQLAETDSSRRGAPPAAASFVRTLPSVVVSKDHQRKGTQICAVCKDPLLVDTEAKRLPCRHLYHPSCILPWLNVRNSCPVCRYELPTDDPEYEEAKRNLNQTERHVSQPTDTAVETYDTSSELETEEASDIGIANAEHRSLDHAANRSGEGSRGGWLFLAAAPIVSIVGIVLIFWLRKPSGDVRIQGGAREQHLHRSQSNSSPADRNRRWWSIF
- the LOC135584356 gene encoding uncharacterized protein LOC135584356 isoform X1, whose protein sequence is MDRESHHYSLQSSDHLPQDNSSFHHSNQPSVQCLLCRRVFSLEAELNDGFEAIHICRECKIMVLDDNHTNLNVRDIRRIRRQRRDWFRSSEPIEDLFSHRFSRLINLANHNNETQSGGDTPVTVRRHASYYASRSRSWRRQSALSDNDSDALDQSESALGETDSNVSFGGYGGDSDASLDRHSLIDRQVLLQHENESYVSTDTDIDPMHAGLDQWNSDGEDDEDGEWVEASWVELSMFADPQQQFQDANGSPSSNGMGRAQDGAWFQLRIGETPAEYSDVFADFEESDIRPTYVGNPGDYVDARGFEELLEQLAETDSSRRGAPPAAASFVRTLPSVVVSKDHQRKGTQICAVCKDPLLVDTEAKRLPCRHLYHPSCILPWLNVRNSCPVCRYELPTDDPEYEEAKRNLNQTERHVSQPTDTAVETYDTSSELETEEASDIGIANAEHRSLDHAANRSGEGSRGGWLFLAAAPIVSIVGIVLIFWLRKPSGDVRIQGGAREQHLHRSQSNSSPADRNRRWWSIF
- the LOC103971909 gene encoding NAD(P)H-quinone oxidoreductase subunit N, chloroplastic, whose amino-acid sequence is MSSSATAFHLTAPLTSATGGRRSRRAAVGGVRCGLADLIGGDLVRPDLGRWLQDVEKHKALAVYSPHEGGYEGRYLNRLRYQGYRFLDLTARGLGDPESTLTKIHPVCPPHLGKQPIARWYFPPEVDYRLSLLPPDAKGLVLWVIEAKVLSKAELQFLALLPTLRPKVKVIAECGNWRKFVWRPLREIAGLPSAEGSTASVQPE
- the LOC135584356 gene encoding uncharacterized protein LOC135584356 isoform X3 gives rise to the protein MVLDDNHTNLNVRDIRRIRRQRRDWFRSSEPIEDLFSHRFSRLINLANHNNETQSGGDTPVTVRRHASYYASRSRSWRRQSALSDNDSDALDQSESALGETDSNVSFGGYGGDSDASLDRHSLIDRQVLLQHENESYVSTDTDIDPMHAGLDQWNSDGEDDEDGEWVEASWVELSMFADPQQQFQDANGSPSSNGMGRAQDGAWFQLRIGETPAEYSDVFADFEESDIRPTYVGNPGDYVDARGFEELLEQLAETDSSRRGAPPAAASFVRTLPSVVVSKDHQRKGTQICAVCKDPLLVDTEAKRLPCRHLYHPSCILPWLNVRNSCPVCRYELPTDDPEYEEAKRNLNQTERHVSQPTDTAVETYDTSSELETEEASDIGIANAEHRSLDHAANRSGEGSRGGWLFLAAAPIVSIVGIVLIFWLRKPSGDVRIQGGAREQHLHRSQSNSSPADRNRRWWSIF